The Clostridium sporogenes genome contains a region encoding:
- the aspS gene encoding aspartate--tRNA(Asn) ligase has product MKRKLISELKNSINEKVNLQGWIHKIRKLKNITFLIIRDRSGLIQCIVDNDKFDLSIVKIESIVSITGVVKESTNDLNPFEIQVENLEIINAALDELPIEINKENLEINLDTILNNRILSLRHPKVNSIFKVQNSIVNGFREFLNKEDFTEIYTPKIVWEGAEGGTEVFKVKYFENTAYLAQSPQFYKQMMVGAGFERVFEIGHAYRAEEHNTNRHLNEYISMDLEIGFIEDEKDIMEIEERLLKFILEKLNNECREYFDLLEAELPRIQGGIPKITFKEALDILSREYNKNNLTYDLDPESEKLICRYAKEKLNSDFIFLTNYPRKKRPMYTMPLGEDGTHSFDLLFRGIEITTGGQRIHDYNMLIDNMKFKGFNPKDYESYLSAFKYGMPKHGGLAIGLERLTARLLGLENVREAALITRDRTRLLP; this is encoded by the coding sequence ATGAAAAGAAAATTAATAAGTGAACTTAAAAATTCTATTAATGAAAAAGTAAATCTCCAAGGGTGGATTCATAAGATTAGGAAATTAAAAAATATAACATTTTTGATCATAAGGGATAGGTCAGGCTTAATTCAATGTATTGTGGACAACGATAAATTCGATTTATCAATAGTAAAGATAGAGTCCATCGTGTCAATAACAGGAGTTGTTAAAGAAAGTACTAATGATTTAAATCCTTTTGAAATACAAGTAGAAAATTTAGAAATTATAAATGCTGCTTTAGATGAACTGCCAATAGAGATAAACAAAGAAAATTTAGAAATTAATTTAGATACTATACTTAATAATAGAATATTAAGCTTAAGACATCCTAAGGTAAATTCAATATTTAAGGTGCAAAACTCAATAGTAAATGGATTTAGAGAATTTTTAAATAAAGAAGATTTTACAGAAATTTATACTCCAAAAATTGTATGGGAAGGAGCTGAAGGTGGTACAGAAGTATTTAAGGTAAAATACTTTGAAAATACTGCTTATTTAGCTCAAAGCCCTCAATTTTACAAACAGATGATGGTAGGAGCTGGCTTTGAAAGAGTATTTGAAATAGGTCATGCCTATAGGGCAGAAGAGCATAATACTAATAGACATCTAAATGAATATATTAGTATGGACTTAGAAATTGGATTTATAGAAGATGAGAAAGATATCATGGAAATTGAAGAAAGGCTATTAAAGTTCATATTAGAAAAGCTTAATAATGAATGTAGAGAATATTTTGATTTATTGGAGGCAGAATTACCAAGGATCCAAGGCGGAATACCTAAAATTACATTTAAGGAAGCATTAGATATATTAAGTCGGGAATATAATAAAAATAACTTAACTTATGACCTAGATCCAGAAAGTGAAAAACTCATCTGTAGGTATGCAAAGGAAAAGTTAAATAGTGATTTCATATTTTTAACTAACTATCCTAGAAAAAAGAGACCAATGTATACTATGCCTCTAGGTGAAGATGGCACTCACAGTTTTGACCTTTTATTTAGAGGTATAGAGATTACTACAGGGGGCCAAAGGATTCATGACTATAACATGTTAATAGATAATATGAAATTTAAAGGATTTAATCCTAAGGATTATGAGAGTTATTTATCTGCTTTCAAGTATGGCATGCCTAAGCATGGTGGCCTTGCCATTGGCTTAGAGCGATTGACAGCAAGGCTTTTAGGATTAGAAAATGTTAGGGAAGCTGCATTAATTACAAGAGATAGAACTCGTTTACTTCCTTAA
- a CDS encoding flavodoxin family protein has protein sequence MKKGFKIMKRVFLSFIMLLISVMLLFSWFVKGNSKDYGENSKVLKSDKISNKKALVVYQPSKSKLTKKIAEQIAQGIKDEGYEVTINYPGKHMTGNISKYSIIVFGSPVYVGETSSTLADYMKSIKDFSNKKILLFVTGAQLENNELGKMEKNLGKIRDTEKVGFKNGMDDESKAYETGKRIAGE, from the coding sequence ATGAAAAAAGGCTTTAAAATTATGAAAAGAGTTTTTCTTAGCTTTATAATGCTGTTAATTTCAGTAATGTTATTATTTTCTTGGTTTGTAAAAGGAAATAGTAAGGATTATGGTGAGAATTCTAAAGTATTGAAATCAGATAAGATAAGTAATAAAAAGGCTTTAGTAGTATATCAGCCATCTAAAAGTAAGTTAACTAAAAAAATTGCGGAACAAATTGCCCAGGGAATAAAAGATGAAGGCTATGAGGTTACTATTAATTATCCCGGAAAGCATATGACAGGGAATATTTCAAAATATTCTATTATAGTTTTTGGATCCCCAGTTTATGTTGGAGAAACATCATCTACTTTAGCTGATTATATGAAATCTATAAAAGATTTTTCTAATAAAAAAATACTTTTATTTGTTACTGGCGCTCAGCTAGAAAATAATGAATTGGGCAAAATGGAAAAAAATCTTGGAAAGATAAGAGACACAGAAAAAGTAGGGTTTAAGAACGGAATGGATGATGAAAGTAAAGCTTATGAAACAGGAAAGAGAATTGCAGGAGAATAG
- a CDS encoding CDP-alcohol phosphatidyltransferase family protein, producing the protein MRTPRCIPNVLTGLRMVLTFIYLLFLENLNLYSNNKLYFASAGIVFFLICVTDFIDGKIARKIKAESLLGSFLDVTADFIFIISSLALLNLNNRIPIWFTVLTLIKFIEFFITSYIIKKYYNVSNNFFQFDYFGRIAAMNFFLIPGMVLLTYIGLNIIYINMFIWITLILVIISFSVRCAKVIKCLS; encoded by the coding sequence ATGAGGACACCAAGATGCATACCTAATGTTTTAACTGGATTACGTATGGTATTAACCTTTATCTATTTATTGTTTTTGGAGAATTTAAATCTTTATAGTAACAATAAATTATATTTTGCATCTGCTGGAATAGTATTTTTTTTAATATGTGTAACAGATTTTATAGATGGAAAAATTGCAAGAAAAATAAAAGCGGAATCTCTTTTAGGAAGTTTTTTAGATGTAACTGCAGATTTTATTTTTATCATATCTTCACTAGCTCTTTTAAATCTTAATAATAGGATTCCAATATGGTTTACAGTACTTACGCTAATTAAGTTTATAGAGTTTTTTATTACATCTTACATTATTAAAAAGTATTATAATGTTTCTAATAATTTCTTTCAATTTGATTATTTTGGTCGTATTGCTGCAATGAACTTTTTTTTAATACCTGGAATGGTTTTATTGACTTATATAGGATTGAATATTATCTATATAAATATGTTTATATGGATAACTTTAATATTGGTTATTATATCCTTTTCTGTAAGATGTGCAAAAGTTATAAAGTGCTTAAGTTAA
- a CDS encoding TetR/AcrR family transcriptional regulator: MGITERRKLEKEIIRKKIIDTASEILVEEGYENLSIRKIANKIEYSPGIIYHYFKDKSEIVTFVVQQGYGRILKSINEVPVDTENPEKTIEQGLRKYIELMLQYPEQFRTVLMNDIKSIQEKVNMLHEGVSKDRKSIQQLCRLVELGIEKGKFRDMDIELTAQIIWTSTHGLLSRLILEKNISKQQRERLIDHHFQILISGLLK, translated from the coding sequence ATGGGTATTACAGAAAGAAGAAAATTAGAAAAAGAAATCATAAGAAAAAAAATAATTGATACTGCCAGTGAAATATTAGTTGAAGAAGGGTACGAAAATTTATCAATTAGAAAGATAGCAAATAAAATAGAGTATTCTCCAGGTATTATTTATCATTATTTTAAAGATAAATCTGAAATAGTAACTTTTGTTGTACAGCAGGGTTATGGCAGGATATTAAAAAGTATAAATGAAGTTCCAGTAGATACTGAAAATCCAGAAAAGACCATAGAGCAGGGATTAAGAAAATATATTGAACTTATGTTACAGTATCCAGAGCAATTTAGAACAGTTTTAATGAATGATATTAAATCTATACAAGAAAAAGTAAATATGCTTCATGAAGGTGTTTCAAAGGATAGAAAGAGCATACAACAGCTTTGTAGATTAGTAGAGCTAGGGATTGAAAAAGGCAAGTTTAGAGATATGGATATAGAGCTTACTGCACAAATAATATGGACTTCAACTCATGGACTTTTGTCTAGATTGATATTAGAAAAAAATATATCAAAGCAGCAAAGGGAGAGACTTATAGATCATCATTTTCAGATTCTTATAAGTGGATTGTTAAAATAA
- a CDS encoding flavodoxin domain-containing protein, giving the protein MKTLIVYGTKHGTTEKCSDFLKDKVKGEVVTINIKKENMQDITEFNNIVIGGSIYMGQIQKEVKNFCIENINALKEKRVGLFICGLNEKNVESQLNNAFPKELLTNAVAKECFGGEFIFKNMNFFERFIVKKIAKTHKDILKVSEENINKFVQLINKMG; this is encoded by the coding sequence ATGAAAACACTTATTGTTTATGGAACTAAACATGGCACTACGGAAAAATGCAGTGATTTTTTAAAAGACAAAGTTAAAGGAGAAGTTGTAACTATAAATATAAAAAAAGAAAATATGCAAGATATAACCGAATTTAATAACATTGTTATTGGTGGATCAATTTACATGGGACAGATTCAAAAGGAAGTAAAAAATTTTTGTATAGAAAATATTAATGCGTTAAAAGAAAAAAGAGTGGGGCTTTTTATATGTGGACTCAATGAAAAAAATGTAGAGTCACAGTTAAACAATGCTTTCCCAAAAGAATTATTAACGAATGCTGTTGCAAAGGAATGTTTTGGTGGTGAATTTATATTTAAAAATATGAATTTTTTTGAAAGATTTATAGTGAAAAAGATTGCTAAAACCCATAAGGATATATTAAAAGTTTCAGAAGAAAATATTAATAAATTTGTTCAGTTAATAAATAAAATGGGATAG
- a CDS encoding YjjG family noncanonical pyrimidine nucleotidase: MKYNIIIFDADETLFDFKKSEKDAFKNAMLEFNIKYDENHHLKVYKDINTVIWKELENGLITQKELKIERFKRLSNKLNIKFNEYDFAKSYMKHLSHASFLYDDSINLIESLHKNYRLSIVTNGLKDVQNNRIRKSIIGKYFEDIVISEEIQVSKPNPKIFEHALNNMKHTDKSNVLMVGDSLTSDIQGGINFGIDTCWFNPNKIMNETGIKPTYEIFNLMELKNILEK; the protein is encoded by the coding sequence ATGAAATACAATATTATAATATTTGATGCAGATGAAACTTTATTTGATTTTAAAAAATCTGAAAAAGATGCTTTTAAAAATGCTATGCTGGAATTTAATATAAAATATGATGAAAACCATCACTTAAAAGTATACAAGGATATAAATACAGTTATATGGAAAGAGCTTGAAAATGGACTTATTACCCAAAAAGAATTAAAAATTGAAAGATTTAAAAGATTGTCCAATAAATTAAATATTAAATTTAATGAGTATGATTTTGCAAAATCATATATGAAACATTTATCCCATGCATCATTTTTGTATGATGATAGCATAAATCTTATAGAAAGTTTACATAAAAATTATAGACTTTCTATAGTTACTAATGGTCTTAAGGATGTTCAAAATAACAGAATCAGAAAATCTATTATAGGAAAATACTTTGAAGATATAGTAATATCTGAAGAGATCCAAGTATCAAAACCAAATCCTAAAATATTTGAACACGCTCTAAATAATATGAAACATACAGATAAAAGCAATGTTTTGATGGTTGGTGACAGCTTAACCTCTGATATACAAGGTGGTATAAATTTTGGTATAGACACCTGCTGGTTTAATCCTAATAAAATTATGAATGAAACAGGAATAAAACCTACTTATGAGATTTTTAATTTAATGGAACTTAAGAATATACTTGAAAAATAG
- a CDS encoding Crp/Fnr family transcriptional regulator, translated as MKKILNNDLLNHYIDKHNIENIFDKDILKYAQLHFYEKEEYILKADSNLEYYYLIVDGKIKISYPFENGKSMLLKFYKDFNTIGNLEFLKNIPILCDVDAVGDTYLIAIPSDILRKKYLDNIKFLHHLIDSLSESLYETINNSSYNFVYPLINRLSSYLVEHIEDKNYIILNSSFLEIAQFLGTTYRHLNRIFKELELKSIIKCEGKTIYILDEEKLRELSKNVYIKSL; from the coding sequence ATGAAAAAAATTTTGAATAATGACCTTTTAAACCATTATATTGATAAGCATAATATAGAAAATATATTTGATAAGGATATATTAAAATATGCACAACTTCATTTTTATGAAAAAGAGGAATACATATTAAAAGCAGATTCTAATCTTGAATACTATTATTTGATTGTAGATGGGAAAATCAAAATTTCTTATCCCTTTGAAAACGGTAAATCAATGCTTTTAAAGTTTTATAAAGACTTTAATACTATAGGAAATCTAGAGTTTTTAAAAAACATTCCAATACTTTGCGACGTTGATGCAGTAGGGGATACTTATTTGATAGCAATACCTTCAGATATACTTAGAAAAAAGTATTTAGATAATATAAAGTTTTTACACCACTTAATAGACTCTTTAAGTGAAAGCCTTTATGAAACAATTAATAATAGCTCATACAATTTTGTATATCCGCTCATAAATAGATTATCTAGTTATCTAGTTGAACATATAGAAGATAAGAACTATATAATTTTAAATTCATCATTCTTAGAAATTGCTCAATTCCTCGGAACAACCTATAGGCATTTAAATAGAATCTTTAAAGAGCTTGAACTAAAATCAATTATAAAATGCGAGGGTAAAACAATATATATATTAGATGAGGAAAAACTTCGAGAATTATCTAAAAACGTGTATATAAAATCTTTATAA
- a CDS encoding DJ-1/PfpI family protein, with protein sequence MKKVLLLLANGFEAVEASVFTDVIGWNKLEGDGTTELITVGIREKSKCTFNFTVTPEMHISEVNIDEFDALAIPGGFEEAGFYEDAYSEDFLNIIREFDKAGKTIASICVGALPIGKSGVLADRNATTYNLGNGKRQNQLSEFGANVLADKPIVIDKNIITSYNPSTAFHVAFKLLELLTSKENCVNVKRLMGF encoded by the coding sequence ATGAAAAAAGTATTATTGCTTCTTGCCAATGGTTTTGAAGCCGTAGAAGCAAGTGTTTTCACAGATGTTATAGGATGGAACAAATTAGAAGGTGATGGTACCACAGAATTAATAACTGTTGGAATAAGGGAAAAATCAAAATGTACTTTTAACTTCACAGTAACTCCTGAAATGCATATCAGTGAAGTTAATATTGATGAATTTGATGCACTTGCAATACCAGGTGGGTTTGAAGAAGCAGGATTTTATGAAGATGCTTATAGCGAAGATTTTTTAAACATAATCAGAGAATTTGATAAAGCAGGAAAAACAATAGCTTCTATTTGTGTTGGTGCGCTGCCTATTGGGAAAAGTGGAGTGCTAGCTGATAGAAATGCCACAACTTACAATTTAGGAAATGGTAAAAGACAAAATCAATTATCTGAATTTGGTGCAAATGTTCTTGCTGATAAACCTATTGTTATAGATAAAAATATAATCACTTCCTACAATCCTTCAACTGCTTTCCATGTAGCTTTCAAACTTTTAGAGCTGCTCACCTCTAAAGAAAACTGTGTTAATGTTAAGAGGCTAATGGGGTTTTAG
- a CDS encoding LysR family transcriptional regulator, translated as MEIRHLQTFITIVELEGFTKAADYLGYAQSTITAHIQILENELGEVLFDRLGKKIVLTNVGKELVPYAKQMLHVYKEIKNITSEEKGVSGDLVIGAGESLSIYRLGKILKEYKKKFSKVNIILKNSICSDLRNKLHSGELDIIFTIEPEITDKDLIVKNLKDESMVIIGAPDADLEFLSTNYEGELARESIIFSEKGCSFRIAFEKYLKQKKIKYVNPLEFSSIEAAKKCVMNGLGISFLPFYTVRNEIKEGSLKTVKLKEPFDKFRTQLAYHKNKSISLPMSKLIEITLKNSANWR; from the coding sequence ATGGAGATTAGGCATTTGCAGACATTTATAACTATAGTTGAACTTGAAGGATTTACAAAAGCAGCAGATTATTTAGGATATGCTCAGTCTACTATAACAGCTCATATTCAAATTTTAGAAAATGAATTAGGGGAAGTTTTATTTGATCGTTTAGGTAAAAAAATAGTTTTAACTAATGTAGGTAAAGAATTGGTTCCATATGCTAAACAGATGCTACATGTATATAAAGAAATTAAGAACATAACATCAGAAGAAAAAGGTGTATCCGGTGATCTAGTTATTGGAGCAGGGGAATCCCTATCCATATATCGTTTAGGTAAAATCTTAAAAGAATACAAAAAGAAATTTTCAAAGGTAAACATTATTTTAAAGAATTCAATTTGTAGCGATTTAAGAAATAAATTACATAGTGGAGAGTTAGATATTATATTCACTATTGAACCTGAAATTACCGATAAAGATTTAATTGTTAAAAATTTAAAAGATGAAAGTATGGTTATTATTGGTGCACCGGATGCAGACTTAGAATTTTTATCAACGAATTATGAAGGTGAATTGGCAAGAGAAAGTATCATATTTAGTGAAAAAGGCTGTAGTTTTAGAATAGCATTTGAAAAATATCTAAAACAGAAAAAAATAAAATATGTAAATCCTTTAGAATTTTCAAGTATAGAAGCGGCTAAAAAGTGTGTAATGAATGGACTAGGAATTTCGTTTTTGCCCTTTTATACAGTTAGAAATGAGATAAAGGAAGGAAGTCTTAAGACAGTAAAATTAAAAGAACCATTTGATAAGTTCAGAACTCAACTTGCATATCATAAAAACAAAAGTATATCCTTGCCAATGAGTAAATTAATAGAAATTACATTAAAAAATTCTGCTAATTGGAGATAA
- a CDS encoding RNA polymerase sigma factor, giving the protein MDIERIINTYGSYVFNYALKLSCNPSVAEDLTQETFINAWQKINTLKDSNAIKSWLRKICFNNFLMHERKNKNYTELLYDDINLLEKEEHLLKYNPPRPEDEVIVEEAISELQNGCFLAMVRYLTLHQRIAFSLIDMFGLSLDEASNIIGISKSATKGLLYRAHMNLDSFFYKHCNLLDVNNPCSCRAWIEFSKKRDNLQKNSNKHKLITKLDYKESNYKFNDEVRGKINFLYKNMPDRKPSENWYQQVVHIINEMYINKNYL; this is encoded by the coding sequence ATGGATATTGAAAGAATTATAAATACATATGGAAGTTATGTTTTCAACTATGCTCTAAAACTATCTTGTAATCCTTCTGTTGCAGAGGATTTAACACAGGAAACATTTATTAATGCGTGGCAAAAGATTAATACTTTAAAAGATTCAAATGCAATTAAATCTTGGCTTAGAAAAATATGTTTTAATAATTTTCTAATGCACGAAAGAAAAAATAAAAATTATACTGAATTACTTTATGATGATATTAATCTTCTTGAAAAAGAAGAACACTTATTAAAATATAATCCTCCAAGACCTGAAGATGAAGTAATTGTAGAAGAAGCTATCAGTGAATTACAAAATGGCTGTTTTTTAGCCATGGTAAGATACCTCACATTACATCAACGAATAGCATTTTCACTAATTGATATGTTTGGACTATCTTTAGATGAAGCCTCAAACATAATTGGTATTTCAAAGAGTGCAACAAAGGGATTACTTTATCGAGCTCATATGAATTTGGACTCATTTTTTTATAAGCATTGTAATCTTTTAGATGTGAATAATCCTTGCAGCTGCAGAGCTTGGATTGAGTTTTCTAAAAAGAGAGATAATTTGCAAAAGAATTCTAATAAGCATAAATTAATTACAAAGTTAGATTATAAGGAATCAAACTATAAATTTAATGATGAAGTTCGTGGTAAGATAAACTTTTTATATAAAAATATGCCTGATAGGAAACCTTCGGAAAACTGGTATCAACAAGTTGTTCATATAATAAATGAAATGTATATTAATAAAAATTATTTATAA
- a CDS encoding DUF3795 domain-containing protein, with protein sequence MNNYEKAVKDLAPCGNDCSRCANYEDSKIVLLSKELSENLVNFENMAEKIKDFMPIFNYYEEFLEILNHFSKGNCRGCRFSEKPTCQCSINMCHKKEKINFCFECSKYPCNPTTYNESLTKVWQDNNDDMKKNGVDNFYISHKEKPRY encoded by the coding sequence ATGAATAACTATGAAAAAGCTGTGAAGGATTTAGCTCCTTGCGGAAATGATTGCTCAAGATGTGCAAATTATGAAGATAGTAAAATAGTTCTATTGAGCAAAGAACTTAGTGAGAATTTAGTGAACTTTGAAAATATGGCTGAAAAAATAAAAGATTTTATGCCTATATTTAACTACTATGAAGAATTTTTAGAAATTTTAAATCATTTTTCAAAGGGAAACTGTAGAGGATGTCGTTTTAGTGAGAAACCTACATGCCAATGCAGTATAAACATGTGCCATAAGAAAGAAAAAATAAATTTTTGTTTTGAGTGTTCTAAATATCCTTGTAATCCAACAACATATAATGAATCCCTTACTAAAGTATGGCAAGATAATAATGATGATATGAAAAAAAATGGGGTTGATAATTTCTATATTTCCCATAAAGAAAAACCAAGATATTAA
- a CDS encoding FeoA family protein yields the protein MTLAMAREGEVNQIKKITGRDNVRQFLAKLGFVEGESVTIISEISGNMIINVKDSRIAIGKSMANRIII from the coding sequence ATGACATTAGCGATGGCAAGAGAAGGTGAAGTAAATCAAATAAAAAAAATAACGGGGCGAGATAACGTTCGGCAGTTTCTTGCAAAGCTGGGTTTTGTAGAAGGGGAAAGCGTTACTATCATATCAGAAATATCAGGAAACATGATAATAAATGTAAAAGATTCAAGAATAGCTATCGGTAAAAGTATGGCTAATAGAATTATTATCTAG
- a CDS encoding FeoA family protein: MMTLKDVECGKKVTVVKLHGKGVVKRRIMDMGITKGVEIFVRKLAPLGDPIEVNIRNYELTLRKADAEMIEVK, encoded by the coding sequence ATGATGACATTAAAAGATGTTGAGTGTGGTAAAAAAGTAACTGTAGTAAAGCTCCATGGAAAAGGAGTTGTAAAAAGAAGAATTATGGATATGGGAATAACTAAAGGGGTTGAAATTTTTGTTCGTAAATTGGCACCTTTAGGAGATCCAATAGAAGTAAATATTAGAAATTACGAATTAACACTTCGTAAAGCGGATGCGGAAATGATAGAAGTAAAGTAA
- the feoB gene encoding ferrous iron transport protein B, producing the protein MENIRIALVGNPNCGKTTMFNYLTGSSQYVGNWPGVTVEKKEGKLKQHKDVKVIDLPGIYSLSPYTLEEVITRNYLIGEKPEVIINIVDGTNLERNLYLSTQVMELGIPVIIALNMMDIVRKNGDIIDKDKLGKSMGCTVVETSALKGDGCKELINKAIELAKSHKENVIEHAFSNDVEKVLSDIENEIYNQVSKEHLRWFAIKLFENDEKAIEQGNISKSSRDKVGPIVASFEDKLDDDGESIITNERYNYISKIITKCVVKKNKSKLTTSDKIDKIVTNRVLGLPIFAAVMFLVYYLSISTIGTGATDWVNDVLFGDIIPPAVEGFLTSIGTADWLVSLINDGIIAGVGAVLGFLPQMMVLFLCLAILEDCGYMSRIAFIMDRIFRKFGLSGKSFIPMLIGTGCGVPGIMASRTIENESDRKMTIITTTFMPCSAKLPIIALIAGALFPGSVWIAPSAYFIGIAAIICSGIILKKTKAFAGEPAPFVMELPKYHVPGLKGVLIHMWDRAKSFVKKAGTVIFLACGLIWFLSSFNWSLAMVETPDSMLASIGKVIAPIFNPLGWGDWKAAVATITGLIAKENVVGTFGILYGAGEVAEDGVEIWKTLHGSFTQLSAYSFLIFNLLCAPCFAAIGAIKREMGNAKWTWLAVGYQTGLAYATALVVYQLGLLFTGKGFGVGTLVALVLLAGFLYMLFRPYKNFSNSTNHKSNKVENISA; encoded by the coding sequence ATGGAAAATATAAGAATTGCTCTTGTAGGAAACCCCAATTGTGGTAAAACTACAATGTTCAATTATTTAACTGGTAGTTCACAGTATGTAGGTAACTGGCCTGGAGTAACTGTAGAAAAAAAAGAAGGTAAATTAAAACAGCACAAAGATGTAAAAGTAATAGATTTACCTGGAATATATTCACTTTCACCATATACTTTAGAAGAAGTTATAACAAGAAACTATCTTATTGGAGAAAAACCAGAGGTTATTATAAATATAGTAGATGGTACAAACCTTGAAAGAAACCTATATTTATCAACTCAAGTAATGGAGCTTGGAATTCCTGTTATAATAGCCCTAAATATGATGGACATTGTTAGAAAAAATGGAGATATCATAGATAAGGACAAGTTAGGTAAATCTATGGGGTGCACTGTAGTTGAAACATCTGCTTTAAAAGGTGATGGATGTAAAGAATTAATTAATAAAGCAATAGAATTAGCTAAATCACATAAAGAAAATGTAATTGAACATGCTTTTTCAAATGATGTGGAAAAAGTGTTATCTGATATTGAGAATGAAATTTATAATCAGGTTTCAAAAGAACATTTACGTTGGTTTGCTATAAAATTATTTGAAAATGATGAAAAAGCAATTGAACAAGGAAATATTTCAAAATCTTCAAGAGATAAAGTTGGACCAATTGTAGCTAGTTTTGAAGATAAATTAGATGATGATGGGGAAAGTATTATAACTAATGAACGTTATAATTACATAAGTAAAATAATTACTAAATGTGTAGTTAAGAAAAACAAATCTAAGCTAACTACTTCTGATAAAATAGATAAAATAGTTACTAATAGAGTTTTAGGACTACCTATATTTGCAGCTGTTATGTTCCTTGTTTATTATTTATCTATTTCAACAATAGGTACTGGAGCTACAGACTGGGTAAATGATGTTTTATTTGGTGATATTATACCTCCAGCAGTAGAAGGATTCCTTACATCTATAGGAACTGCTGATTGGTTAGTTTCTTTAATAAATGATGGTATTATTGCTGGTGTAGGAGCTGTACTTGGATTCTTACCTCAAATGATGGTATTATTTTTATGTCTTGCAATTTTAGAAGATTGTGGTTATATGTCTCGTATAGCTTTTATAATGGATAGAATATTCCGTAAATTTGGTCTTTCAGGTAAGTCATTTATTCCAATGCTTATAGGAACAGGTTGTGGAGTTCCAGGAATCATGGCATCTAGAACAATTGAAAATGAATCAGATAGAAAAATGACTATTATTACTACTACATTTATGCCTTGTTCTGCTAAATTGCCAATAATAGCTTTAATTGCAGGGGCATTATTCCCAGGGTCCGTTTGGATAGCACCTTCAGCATATTTTATTGGAATTGCAGCTATTATATGTTCTGGAATAATTTTAAAGAAAACAAAAGCTTTTGCAGGTGAACCAGCTCCCTTTGTTATGGAATTACCAAAATATCATGTGCCTGGTTTAAAAGGTGTACTTATTCATATGTGGGATAGAGCAAAATCCTTCGTTAAAAAAGCAGGTACTGTAATATTCCTTGCTTGTGGCTTAATATGGTTCTTAAGTTCATTTAACTGGTCATTAGCAATGGTAGAAACTCCGGATTCAATGTTGGCTTCAATTGGTAAAGTTATAGCTCCTATATTTAATCCATTAGGATGGGGAGATTGGAAAGCAGCAGTAGCTACTATTACAGGATTAATTGCAAAAGAAAATGTAGTTGGTACATTTGGTATTTTATATGGAGCTGGAGAAGTAGCAGAAGATGGTGTAGAAATCTGGAAAACTTTACATGGATCATTTACACAACTATCTGCATACTCATTCTTAATATTTAATTTATTATGTGCTCCATGCTTTGCAGCAATTGGTGCAATTAAACGTGAAATGGGTAATGCTAAATGGACTTGGTTAGCTGTTGGATATCAAACAGGATTAGCTTATGCAACTGCACTAGTGGTTTATCAATTAGGATTACTTTTCACAGGAAAAGGATTTGGAGTAGGAACATTAGTTGCTTTAGTATTATTAGCAGGGTTCTTGTATATGCTATTTAGACCATATAAGAATTTCTCTAATTCAACTAATCATAAGAGCAATAAAGTAGAAAATATTAGCGCATAG
- a CDS encoding FeoB-associated Cys-rich membrane protein yields the protein MATFIIGTLVIGSFVLVGHKVYKDKKSGNCCSGNCCDCHSSCKPTKSK from the coding sequence ATGGCTACATTTATAATTGGTACATTAGTAATAGGATCCTTTGTTCTTGTTGGACACAAAGTTTATAAAGATAAGAAAAGTGGAAATTGTTGTAGCGGAAATTGTTGTGACTGTCACAGTTCATGTAAACCTACTAAATCAAAATAA